The Lasioglossum baleicum chromosome 5, iyLasBale1, whole genome shotgun sequence genome segment ATCAAGGACAACGACTCGTTGGCGGCCATGCTGGCCGCGGAGGTTCAGGCCGACCTTCTGATCCTGATGAGCGACGTCAACGGGATCTACAACCTACCGCCATGGCAAGACGGCGCCAAGATGCTGCACACCTTCAGCTCCGATCTAAGGGGCACCATCAAATTCGGGCAGAAATCGAAGGTCGGCACCGGAGGCATGGACTCCAAGGTGAACGCCGCCCTCTGGGCTCTCGACCGAGGCGTCTCCGTTGTGATCTGCAACGGGATGCAAGAGAAGGCTGTGAAGAACATCCTATCCGGCCGGAAGATCGGCACGTTCTTCACCGAGACCACTGGCTCCACCACGCCCGTCGAGGTCGTTGCTGAAAATGGTAAATCAAATACTTATTTCGATGTGTTTATTTCTTCACTGATATAAAAAACGTTCGCGACAATTATATTGATCGACATTAAAATCTATCGGTCGGAAGAAACAGGATAAAGGTATCAGttacgaaattaataaaaataacatgaagCACCTCGTATTACTAGTATTACTACGAGTCGTCGCCAAATATccggtaactggtacctttaccccATTCGTGGAGTATTAACGCTGGATCGTGATTCTAAGCGAATCACGAAACGATTGCGTACCGTCCCGCAACGGATACCAAGGTAATCGAAGCTCGATTGATCGACGGCCCGCCCGTAATCGTAGAGAGACGGTCTCTTTTTATTTGCGATACAGTATCGATGGAGTCCGCCGAAGAAAGAGAGCGTCAGAAAACGAGGGAAAAAGAGGTTCGCTGTGGCGGCGTACGCGACGGTTTTTTCGACGAGGGTTCGGTCACCGCGTCATTTTGTTCCGCCGACCATAGCGATATAGGTCATCGATTATCGAAGGTTTAAATGAAACGGCTTACGGCCGGTGTATCTTGGCCGTTGTACAATTATCCGCGACAATATAACACGTGAAATAGAAAGTGTTAATCCAATCTTTCTCGTATCTTGTGACGATATTCGCAACTTGCAGCGCGCGTGGGTAGCAGAGCTCTTCAAGCACTGCGCCCGGAAGAGCGAGCAGCCTGCATCAACGCTTTGGCTGATCTGCTCGAGTCTCGTCAAGCGGGAATCCTGGAAGCGAACGCAAAGGATCTGGAGGCGGCGAAGAAGACCGGCCTGGCTAAGCCTTTGCTCTCCCGATTGTCGTTAACGCCTGCGAAGCTGAAGTCCCTGAGCGCCGGGCTGCGACAAATCGCGGACGACTCCTTGACGAACGTGGGCCGCGTGGTCCGCAGGACCAAGCTGGCGCAGGATCTGGAACTGAAGCAAATCACGGTGCCGATCGGCGTGCTGCTCGTCATCTTCGAGTCGAGGCCCGACAGTCTGCCTCAGGTGGCGGCGTTGGCAATGTCCAGCGCCAACGGCCTCCTCCTCAAGGGTGGCAAGGAAGCTGCACACAGCAACAAGTATGTCACCGTCATCTACTTCCGAAAGCTCTGTTGTTTTCTGGCAACCTCTGTTTCTAACACTTGGATAGCTATTCTGCTCCTCATGACAGATTTCGATCGAAAGTTGCGCAATTGGTACGATAAGATTGCTATCTGTACCTGTATCGTCAAAACCAGCGCTcagatttacttactcgcgacggccgagtttcgaaggctacgccccctcgacccgaCCGTGCGTCTCGCGCCCCGTGGCGGCCCTAGTTCTCCTAGGCGCCACGAACAGCAACTACGGAACGCGCCTGAGGAATTCCTCAGACGTGGCCGGATCGAGGGGACGTAGCCTTCGCTGGTCAAAACCATCCGCCTTCCGAGTGTTAAAAACCACCGGGTTCATTCGAACTGCATAATCCCTCCTTCAGATTTCGGCCAATGCAACGTATTCCTCCAGTATTTTACTTTCCATGAAATTAAGCATGGAAACGAGACTTTCCATAGAGATCCAGTGTTCTTCCTGTGTATCGCTTCAAAGTTTTCCTATAAAACGACAGGGCTTTTGTAATGACCTAGTATTTTTAGTGGAGTTTAGGGATGATAGCAAGCCATCATTTAACCTTCGAAGAGCTCTGTCGCAGGATAGTAGCCTGCCGGAATCTCGAAAGCGCGAGGGTGACATTTAAACTCCGGACTCTGCGAATGCTTGTCTTTTAGAGGTTACTCGCATTTCGAGTATTATCTCTTCTCTCCGAAATAAAGATTTTACTGGTAGTAGGGACATTGTGGCTCCCAGCGGAGAAGAAGTTCGTCACCCCTGATCTAGATTCTCCGAGGGAAATAGTTTTAGTATTTTAAAAGCTTGTCGTCCGCGGAGAATTGATACGAAACTTCCTAACAGGTATTTGATAGACCTCGTGAAGGAGGCGTTGAGCACCGTGGGCGCCTCCGGTGCGATATCTCTGGTCTCGACCAGGGAGGACGTCGGGGATCTCCTGTCGATGGAGAAACACATCGACCTGATCATCCCGCGGGGTAGCTCCGAGCTGGTTCGTACTATCCAGGAGCAATCGAAGCATATCCCGGTGCTCGGCCACGCGGAAGGTATCTGTCACGTGTACGTCGACAAGGAAGCGGACCTGGCCAAAGCGATGAGGATCATTAAAGACGCTAAATGCGACTACCCCGCCGCCTGCAACGCCATGGAGACGCTTCTCATCCACCAGAGCCACATGAACGGCACCTTCTTCACCGATGTCTGCAACATGTTGCAGAAGGAAGGAGTAAGTTGACTGTTTTGATGGATCGTAATGGCTGACGATACCCCAAGACGCCTATTAGGGTCGTCCCGCGGTCCCTAATCGATTCCCCTCGACCTGTCGTTAGTCATTTCAGTTTAATCAAAATGAAACTCTATCATGTCTTGGACGTAGCTGTGTCGTGTTGCCGCAACACACAATAAAATACAGTAAaatcgcgatctagctccctgagAATCTcccaagtaaatttcaaataaaacacttaaaatattaGGGATGTATTATCGGCAGCAAAATTGGAGAATAATTCGGAGATGCAAAGGGTTGATATCTCGATCGAATTCCAGGTGAAAATCAATTCCGGTCCGAAATTGAGAGAGCTGTTGACGTTCGGGCCACCAGCCGCGAAGAGCATGAGGACCGAGTACGGCACCCTCGAATGCACAATCGAGGTCGTGTCGGATCTTGATGACGCGATAAATCATATTTACAAATACGGCAGCGGGCACACCGATGTCATCGTCACCGAGGACAACAAAAGGGCCACCCACTTCCAAAGGGAGGTTGACAGTGCATGCGTGTTCCACAATGCCAGTACACGATTCTCTGACGGATACAGATTCGGTCTTGGCGCGGAGGTGAGTCGTTCAAATCGAACACGATCAAACGACCGCGTGATTCGGAATCGCATTAACGAAATGTTCGCGGCCGAACCGCCACATTGTCCCCCCACCCCTCTGTATTCCCCGTCCAATCAACCCTTAAACTACATCACGCGGTTAACGATAGAACTAACCAAATTCGAAATAAAACCGAAACAAACCGGGAAGATTGCGCGCCGGGATTCCGC includes the following:
- the P5cs gene encoding delta[1]-pyrroline-5-carboxylate synthase, which codes for MYSALLLLRSTKLGRYPRRLASSTSGLRIPEPTGNRAELRRELQTTERPRRAATFFERSQLKYARRLVVKLGSAVITREDEHGLALGRLASIVEQVAECQNEGRECIMVTSGAVAFGKQKLTQELLMSLSMRETLSPADHTREHAGTLLEPRAAAAVGQSGLMSLYDAMFAQYGVKLAQVLVTKPDFYNEETRKNLFSTLSELISLNIVPIINTNDAVSPPPHVDEEVAGGGGRRGISIKDNDSLAAMLAAEVQADLLILMSDVNGIYNLPPWQDGAKMLHTFSSDLRGTIKFGQKSKVGTGGMDSKVNAALWALDRGVSVVICNGMQEKAVKNILSGRKIGTFFTETTGSTTPVEVVAENARVGSRALQALRPEERAACINALADLLESRQAGILEANAKDLEAAKKTGLAKPLLSRLSLTPAKLKSLSAGLRQIADDSLTNVGRVVRRTKLAQDLELKQITVPIGVLLVIFESRPDSLPQVAALAMSSANGLLLKGGKEAAHSNKYLIDLVKEALSTVGASGAISLVSTREDVGDLLSMEKHIDLIIPRGSSELVRTIQEQSKHIPVLGHAEGICHVYVDKEADLAKAMRIIKDAKCDYPAACNAMETLLIHQSHMNGTFFTDVCNMLQKEGVKINSGPKLRELLTFGPPAAKSMRTEYGTLECTIEVVSDLDDAINHIYKYGSGHTDVIVTEDNKRATHFQREVDSACVFHNASTRFSDGYRFGLGAEVGISTARIHARGPVGVDGLLTTKWVLYGDGHAAADFAEGGGKVWLHQSLPLNESA